One genomic segment of Saprospiraceae bacterium includes these proteins:
- a CDS encoding NRDE family protein yields MCTVSFVRTADQHILTSNRDESINRPSAKPLQTFQHAERQLFYPQDPLGGGSWFCVDDLGRVIILLNGAEEKHKHQPPYRKSRGLILLDLMEQPELKNGWDLLNLTDIEPFTLVCFTNGHLFQFRWNGREKEYLLLNSGSAQIWSSSTLYSKDIRNVRKQWFEEFLHENPNPSPEKMLYFHQNAGKHDPHNGLLMNREEKLLTKNISQCVIHPHGARVLHRDLVEQFQNEIQITFKQS; encoded by the coding sequence ATGTGCACAGTAAGTTTTGTAAGAACTGCCGATCAACATATCCTTACTTCCAATCGCGACGAAAGCATAAACAGGCCTTCTGCCAAACCGTTGCAGACCTTTCAACATGCAGAAAGACAACTGTTTTATCCTCAGGATCCCCTTGGAGGTGGCAGCTGGTTTTGTGTGGATGATTTGGGTCGGGTCATCATTTTACTCAATGGCGCGGAAGAAAAACACAAACACCAGCCACCCTATCGGAAAAGCCGCGGATTGATTTTGCTTGACCTGATGGAACAGCCTGAATTAAAAAATGGATGGGACCTTTTGAATTTAACCGACATCGAACCTTTTACTTTGGTTTGCTTTACAAATGGGCATTTGTTTCAATTCCGATGGAATGGCCGGGAAAAAGAATACTTGCTCCTGAACAGTGGTTCGGCCCAAATCTGGTCTTCCTCAACGCTCTATTCAAAAGATATACGCAACGTACGCAAACAATGGTTTGAAGAATTTCTGCACGAAAATCCCAATCCAAGCCCGGAAAAAATGTTGTACTTCCATCAAAATGCAGGTAAACACGATCCGCATAACGGGCTACTGATGAATCGGGAAGAAAAATTACTGACAAAAAACATAAGCCAGTGCGTCATTCACCCGCATGGAGCCCGGGTCTTGCATCGCGACCTCGTCGAACAATTTCAAAACGAAATTCAAATTACATTCAAACAGTCGTGA
- a CDS encoding D-alanine--D-alanine ligase: MKLFFHKLRHWEYWPAWLIYFPVSIPWIYYSIRSGSFFFFNRVNPGIRNGGMMNVSKMEIYKLIPEHYYPKTYLVKFGESLEPHFREVEFTFPLFVKPDKGLRGTLVKKIESPIELIKYHDEATFDYLIQEEIPYPLEIGLFYIRMPNQSFGKISGIVEKILPEVAGNGYSNLRQLMKDDPRLEMQIEALQKEDPSRLNSIPAKDEKFLCSPYGNHCRGALFLDQSHRITEKMVLQLDAICSQIPGFFYGRLDIKFNSWEEFEAGQKFQIIELNGALSEPAHMYDPRHSYIKGQREIFRHIHCMYRICRHHQQNGIKALDWKEGIRELKNHYQTISNYKSNM; encoded by the coding sequence GTGAAGTTGTTTTTTCATAAACTCAGACATTGGGAATATTGGCCGGCCTGGTTGATCTATTTTCCGGTTTCCATCCCCTGGATATATTACAGCATCCGCTCTGGTAGTTTTTTCTTTTTTAACCGGGTGAATCCCGGCATTCGCAATGGCGGTATGATGAATGTCAGTAAAATGGAAATCTACAAGCTCATTCCCGAACACTATTATCCTAAAACATACCTGGTTAAATTCGGTGAATCCTTGGAACCTCATTTTAGAGAAGTTGAATTTACATTCCCCCTGTTTGTAAAACCAGATAAAGGATTGCGTGGAACTTTGGTCAAAAAAATTGAAAGTCCCATCGAGCTTATCAAATACCATGACGAAGCCACCTTTGATTATCTTATTCAAGAGGAGATACCTTATCCATTGGAAATAGGATTGTTTTACATACGCATGCCTAATCAATCCTTCGGAAAAATTAGCGGTATCGTTGAAAAGATCTTACCCGAAGTAGCTGGAAACGGCTATTCCAATTTGCGCCAATTAATGAAAGATGATCCACGTCTGGAGATGCAAATAGAAGCTCTGCAAAAAGAAGACCCCAGTCGTTTGAACAGCATTCCCGCCAAGGATGAAAAATTCCTTTGTTCTCCTTATGGAAACCATTGTCGGGGTGCACTTTTTTTAGATCAAAGCCACCGGATAACAGAAAAAATGGTTTTGCAATTGGATGCCATCTGTTCACAAATCCCGGGCTTTTTCTACGGACGTCTGGACATTAAGTTCAACAGCTGGGAAGAATTCGAGGCCGGCCAAAAATTTCAAATCATCGAGCTGAATGGTGCCTTGAGCGAACCGGCACACATGTATGATCCCAGGCATAGCTATATAAAAGGCCAAAGAGAAATCTTCAGGCATATTCACTGCATGTATCGCATTTGTCGTCACCATCAGCAAAATGGCATTAAGGCGCTGGATTGGAAAGAAGGAATCCGCGAATTGAAAAATCACTACCAAACTATTTCCAATTACAAGAGCAACATGTAA
- a CDS encoding DinB family protein, translating into MKIDLIHKTLADLSIHIQNLSDPEYAQAIQTLSGSSIGEHTRHIIEFFQELLSGYESGCVHYDGRKRNPLIQNNRQVAIDCIHQIASQIQLPDKTLQLKSCICSEDQLLATNYHRELFYAWEHCIHHQALIKVGLLELNKTTTDHPFGVAESTLSYRNQCAQ; encoded by the coding sequence ATGAAAATCGACCTTATTCATAAGACATTAGCCGATCTTTCGATCCATATCCAAAATTTGAGCGATCCGGAATACGCTCAGGCCATTCAAACCCTCAGTGGCAGCAGTATTGGCGAGCATACGCGGCACATCATCGAGTTCTTTCAGGAACTCTTATCCGGCTATGAATCGGGCTGCGTTCATTACGATGGCAGGAAAAGAAACCCGCTGATCCAAAACAACCGCCAGGTTGCCATAGATTGTATTCATCAGATTGCAAGCCAAATCCAACTTCCCGATAAAACTTTGCAATTAAAATCCTGCATTTGTTCGGAAGACCAATTGCTCGCTACGAATTACCACCGCGAATTGTTTTATGCCTGGGAACATTGTATCCACCATCAGGCACTGATCAAAGTGGGACTCCTCGAATTAAATAAAACGACTACAGACCATCCTTTTGGTGTTGCAGAATCCACACTTAGCTATCGCAATCAATGTGCACAGTAA
- a CDS encoding tetratricopeptide repeat protein, producing MKSTGFAFIYLITSWLANAQDPSMFFLKADKHYKDSSFTDAEEQYRQAHAIKPGFKSYYNIGNSLYQQGRTQEAIEYYKNSIPSETQKEKQAKAFYNLGNAYFHNQQFDKSVDAYKEALKRTPSDNDARNNLILAKQQLQQQQQQQQQQQQQQQKNEDQKKEEEKETTPENSSQQQQPSSKNEQKKENQVNENSASKMDQDQMEQLLRMIGEQDQKTRQKLQKAQSKSPKREKDW from the coding sequence ATGAAATCAACTGGATTCGCTTTTATTTATCTGATCACCTCATGGCTTGCCAATGCCCAGGATCCATCCATGTTTTTTTTAAAAGCAGATAAACATTACAAAGATTCGAGTTTTACAGATGCAGAAGAACAATACCGGCAGGCGCATGCCATTAAACCCGGTTTTAAGAGTTATTACAACATTGGAAACAGTTTGTATCAACAGGGCAGAACTCAGGAAGCCATTGAATATTATAAAAACAGCATTCCATCCGAAACCCAAAAGGAAAAACAGGCAAAGGCCTTTTACAACCTGGGCAATGCTTATTTTCATAATCAGCAATTCGACAAAAGCGTAGATGCATACAAAGAAGCCCTTAAACGCACGCCATCCGATAACGATGCCCGCAATAATCTGATCCTGGCTAAGCAGCAATTGCAACAACAACAACAGCAGCAGCAGCAACAGCAACAGCAGCAGCAAAAAAACGAAGACCAAAAGAAAGAGGAGGAAAAAGAAACGACTCCTGAAAATTCATCACAGCAGCAACAGCCTTCCTCTAAAAATGAGCAAAAAAAAGAAAATCAAGTCAACGAAAATTCCGCTTCCAAAATGGACCAAGATCAAATGGAACAATTACTCAGGATGATCGGTGAACAGGATCAGAAAACCAGACAAAAATTGCAAAAAGCCCAAAGCAAATCACCGAAGAGGGAGAAAGATTGGTGA
- a CDS encoding thioredoxin fold domain-containing protein: MNQTAFDFKRDVVDLSFEKPVLVDFWAPWCGPCKVLGPSLEALEKEDQGKWALVKINTEEEQDLAAYFRIQSIPHCKLVYEGKIIDEFTGAQSKETIRQWLDKIFTQLDLPELVEAQVDDFDALVAEQKDFPDAHFAEKLDLFLTGHPEHEEAIHNLIKHEIFYNSNRAIERLNNMPSGSNKGEILTDLQAIDEWMKLEGPPDSKSRDILTKAKSKLFEKDLGQALELIIEAVHKEPQFQNELPRRTGIALFHFLGAQHPMSLEYRKLFDMAVY, encoded by the coding sequence ATGAACCAAACTGCATTTGATTTTAAAAGGGATGTCGTCGATCTCAGTTTTGAAAAACCGGTACTGGTAGATTTCTGGGCACCCTGGTGTGGACCCTGTAAAGTCCTGGGACCTTCATTGGAAGCACTCGAAAAGGAAGATCAGGGCAAATGGGCCTTGGTCAAAATTAATACGGAGGAAGAACAAGACCTTGCGGCCTACTTCAGAATTCAAAGCATCCCACATTGTAAATTAGTTTACGAAGGAAAGATCATCGACGAGTTTACTGGTGCACAATCCAAAGAAACCATACGACAATGGCTCGACAAAATCTTTACTCAGCTGGATCTGCCCGAATTGGTAGAAGCACAGGTAGATGATTTCGATGCCCTGGTTGCAGAGCAAAAGGATTTTCCGGATGCGCACTTCGCAGAAAAACTAGACCTGTTTCTCACCGGCCATCCAGAACACGAAGAAGCGATTCATAATTTAATAAAACACGAGATCTTCTACAATTCCAACAGGGCGATCGAACGATTGAATAACATGCCCTCCGGTTCCAATAAAGGAGAAATTTTAACAGATCTGCAAGCTATCGACGAATGGATGAAATTGGAAGGACCACCGGATTCAAAAAGCCGCGATATTTTGACTAAAGCAAAATCCAAATTGTTTGAAAAAGACCTGGGTCAGGCATTGGAGCTTATCATCGAAGCGGTGCACAAAGAACCTCAGTTCCAAAACGAATTGCCACGACGCACCGGAATTGCATTGTTTCATTTTTTAGGTGCACAGCATCCGATGAGTCTGGAGTACAGGAAGTTGTTTGATATGGCAGTGTATTGA
- a CDS encoding VWA domain-containing protein: MNFFLDRFEWESPWYLLLLLLLPYIAYLLLRKSPGTTNAIFFPDLTGMPQHSNWRISTLKYLPYLRLIALALFILALARPRWMLKEEKVDAEGVAIFLVMDLSSSMLSQDFQPNRLEVSKQLAVDFISKRPYDRIGLTAFSGEAFTQCPLTTDHDALKSLLMELKCGLLEDGTAIGMGLASAVNRLREDSAKSKIAILITDGVNNAGDISPGIAAELAKNYQIKIYSIGVGTNGEAYSPVGRSPHGEYVFGMAPVNIDEQLLKQISQYTGANYYRATNAEKLAEIYQEIDQLEKTKVEIRYIKKYSEEFRIFLVAGFFLMMLEWILRKTWLRINH; this comes from the coding sequence ATGAATTTTTTTCTGGACCGGTTTGAATGGGAATCTCCCTGGTACTTGCTACTGCTGCTGCTCTTGCCTTATATCGCATACTTGTTGTTGAGAAAATCTCCCGGAACAACAAATGCAATTTTTTTTCCGGATCTCACCGGAATGCCTCAGCACTCCAATTGGAGAATCAGCACGTTAAAATATTTACCCTATCTGCGACTGATTGCCCTGGCATTATTTATTTTGGCACTGGCCCGGCCCCGCTGGATGCTGAAAGAAGAAAAAGTCGATGCAGAAGGTGTAGCCATATTTCTCGTCATGGATTTATCTTCGTCGATGTTGAGTCAGGACTTCCAACCAAACAGGCTTGAAGTCAGCAAGCAACTGGCTGTTGATTTTATTTCAAAAAGGCCCTATGACCGCATCGGGTTAACCGCATTTTCCGGGGAGGCCTTCACGCAATGTCCGTTGACTACAGATCACGATGCTTTAAAATCCCTGTTGATGGAATTAAAATGCGGCTTACTTGAAGACGGAACGGCCATTGGGATGGGATTGGCTTCAGCTGTGAACCGCCTGCGGGAAGATTCGGCCAAAAGTAAGATAGCTATACTGATCACAGATGGAGTAAACAATGCCGGAGATATTTCACCTGGCATCGCAGCCGAACTCGCCAAGAATTATCAGATCAAGATCTATTCCATAGGCGTGGGGACCAACGGAGAAGCTTATTCCCCTGTTGGAAGAAGTCCCCATGGTGAATACGTATTTGGCATGGCTCCGGTCAATATTGACGAACAATTGTTGAAACAAATTAGTCAGTACACGGGAGCGAATTATTACCGGGCTACCAATGCAGAAAAGTTAGCAGAGATATACCAGGAAATCGACCAACTTGAGAAAACCAAAGTAGAAATCCGGTACATTAAAAAGTATTCGGAAGAATTCAGGATTTTTCTGGTAGCTGGTTTTTTTCTGATGATGCTGGAATGGATATTAAGAAAGACATGGCTTCGCATCAATCATTAA
- a CDS encoding Fic family protein, with the protein METFKAGNFIKIIDYKAFRPENINSIWSWDDRELTRLMEKSAISIGQLEAYSHQIPNIDHFIRMYVVKEATVSSQIEGTQTNMEEALLKESEINPERKNDWKEVNNYIKALNSSIDKLAELPLSSRMLREAHRELLSGDVRGEHKLPGEFRRSQNWIGGSSLQNAIFIPPIFQDVNSLMSDLENFLHNEDTGLTNLMKIAIAHYQFETIHPFLDGNGRIGRLMITLYLVQKNILKKPVLYLSDFFEKNKQFYYGNLTRVRTHNDLIRWIKFFLSGIIETSENSSRTLRDILELKKDCEENRIYKLGKKVAVAKILLDHMYQQPILYADDVAKVTNLSLVSSYKLIEDFVRSGMLKEITGQKRNRIFVFEEYFSIFKK; encoded by the coding sequence ATTGAGACTTTTAAAGCAGGAAATTTCATTAAAATAATTGATTATAAAGCCTTTAGACCGGAAAATATCAATTCTATTTGGTCTTGGGATGACCGAGAGCTGACCCGACTAATGGAAAAGTCGGCAATTTCCATTGGTCAGTTGGAGGCCTATTCCCATCAGATACCAAACATTGACCATTTTATTAGGATGTATGTTGTCAAAGAAGCTACTGTTTCAAGTCAAATAGAGGGCACTCAAACAAATATGGAAGAGGCATTGCTAAAAGAAAGTGAAATTAATCCTGAAAGAAAAAATGACTGGAAAGAGGTTAATAATTATATCAAGGCGTTGAACTCTTCCATCGATAAATTGGCTGAATTACCGCTTTCTTCAAGAATGCTAAGGGAGGCTCATAGAGAATTACTTAGTGGCGATGTCAGAGGTGAACATAAATTACCAGGCGAATTTCGAAGAAGTCAAAACTGGATTGGTGGGTCATCTTTGCAAAATGCAATATTTATTCCACCCATTTTTCAAGATGTTAATTCTTTAATGAGTGATCTTGAAAATTTTCTACATAACGAGGACACTGGTCTTACAAACCTGATGAAAATTGCTATCGCTCATTATCAGTTTGAAACCATCCATCCCTTTCTTGACGGTAATGGCCGAATAGGTCGACTAATGATTACTCTTTATTTAGTGCAAAAAAATATTCTCAAAAAACCAGTACTTTATCTGTCTGACTTTTTTGAAAAAAATAAACAGTTTTATTATGGCAACTTGACCAGGGTCAGAACGCATAATGATCTGATACGTTGGATAAAGTTTTTCCTGTCGGGAATAATAGAAACCAGTGAAAATTCGAGTCGCACATTAAGAGATATTCTTGAATTAAAAAAAGACTGTGAAGAAAATCGAATATACAAATTAGGTAAAAAGGTAGCCGTCGCTAAAATTCTGCTGGACCACATGTATCAGCAGCCCATTCTTTACGCAGACGATGTTGCTAAAGTAACAAATTTGTCTTTAGTGTCCTCTTATAAATTGATTGAAGATTTTGTGAGGAGTGGAATGTTAAAAGAGATTACCGGACAAAAACGAAATAGGATATTTGTTTTTGAAGAATACTTTTCCATTTTTAAAAAATAA
- a CDS encoding DoxX family protein — MNIHSVFNLSLVLRLLVALIYLQTLYFKFSAHPDSVYIFSKLGMEPWGRIGIGIAELVTSILLLVPQTKLYGILLSLAVISGAIFSHLGPLGIQVQGDSGKVFYLAVLVFLFSALLVWLHRTDFKLLWKQMARNSD; from the coding sequence ATGAATATCCACTCAGTCTTTAATCTTTCATTGGTCCTGCGCCTGTTGGTGGCATTGATTTACCTTCAAACCCTCTATTTCAAATTCTCCGCTCACCCGGATTCGGTTTACATTTTTTCAAAATTGGGAATGGAGCCCTGGGGCAGAATCGGTATCGGAATAGCCGAACTTGTAACTTCTATATTGCTATTGGTACCCCAAACCAAATTATACGGAATCTTACTCAGCCTGGCTGTGATTTCAGGAGCGATTTTCTCACATTTGGGTCCGCTGGGTATCCAAGTGCAGGGCGATTCGGGTAAAGTGTTTTATCTGGCCGTGCTGGTCTTTTTGTTTTCAGCTTTGTTGGTTTGGCTTCACCGGACTGATTTTAAATTACTTTGGAAACAGATGGCCCGTAATTCCGATTGA
- a CDS encoding VWA domain-containing protein, which translates to MFRFEDSDYLYLIAILPVLYVLYLFAEKERKKAFQKLGDPGLLKKFRLLGKDYSLLKSLLFFMVVLLTIVSLANPQFGKKKEKAKTQNIDVYLAMDVSQSMLCEDIKPYRLSRAQLWVKQFLERFPSERIGFISFAGSAYLHTPLTTDLATVFHVATSAAPQNLGTQGTAIAEAIKLAEKSFSKEEGFHKVLIILSDGEDHEGEILAAAKNAKDKGITIFTVPVGTDQGGPIPSLYQGGSNYRTDREGQLIITRPNRKLLKEVADAGGGELLEIQSGEKAFDLLKQKFNALARKEITYQSFSSYNSLYQYFLLIALFLLIVETLVIRRKL; encoded by the coding sequence ATGTTTAGATTCGAAGACAGCGATTATTTATACCTGATAGCGATCTTGCCTGTTTTATATGTTCTTTATCTGTTTGCAGAAAAAGAAAGAAAAAAGGCGTTTCAAAAATTGGGGGATCCCGGTTTGCTGAAAAAATTCAGGTTATTGGGCAAGGATTACAGCCTGCTGAAAAGTTTGTTGTTTTTTATGGTCGTTTTACTTACAATCGTTAGTTTAGCCAATCCACAATTTGGAAAAAAGAAAGAAAAAGCGAAGACGCAAAACATCGATGTATATCTGGCCATGGATGTATCGCAGAGCATGTTGTGTGAGGATATAAAACCCTACAGGCTTTCGAGGGCCCAACTATGGGTTAAACAATTTTTGGAAAGATTTCCATCTGAGCGTATAGGTTTTATTTCTTTTGCCGGCAGTGCATATTTGCATACTCCATTGACGACAGATCTGGCCACTGTATTTCATGTTGCCACCAGCGCTGCTCCTCAAAATCTGGGAACCCAGGGTACGGCTATTGCTGAAGCGATCAAACTGGCTGAAAAATCTTTTTCTAAAGAAGAAGGATTTCACAAAGTGCTGATCATTTTGAGCGATGGAGAAGATCACGAAGGTGAGATTTTAGCCGCAGCAAAAAATGCCAAAGATAAAGGTATTACCATTTTTACAGTTCCTGTTGGTACCGATCAGGGTGGACCTATACCGTCTTTATATCAGGGTGGAAGTAATTATCGCACAGACCGGGAAGGACAGCTCATCATTACCAGACCCAACAGAAAATTATTGAAAGAAGTGGCCGACGCGGGAGGTGGTGAATTGCTTGAAATACAATCGGGTGAAAAGGCATTTGATCTTCTCAAACAAAAATTTAATGCCTTAGCCAGAAAAGAAATCACCTACCAGTCGTTCAGCAGTTACAATTCGCTTTATCAATACTTCTTGTTGATAGCGCTGTTCTTGCTTATTGTTGAAACTTTAGTCATTCGAAGAAAATTATGA
- a CDS encoding gliding motility-associated C-terminal domain-containing protein, whose amino-acid sequence MPEHWFGKENTVLDKCNDSDIICTNKMDVNKIDYNFHSYPLVKPSENINKLFDELQLKNPFQLLDSCPSGLETAVWYMGKHGLNWTRGFPVVDTGFSGYAGEAHTSICDHSGKLLFYTNNNEIYNSMHQIMDNGSINSPFGYAGASSTMNLVLLQPGSDSLYWIFYPGQITDYTDTFAKKLRYAVIDMSLNGGLGKVILKHQTMIDTSSERVEGIRHCNGKDWWIIGQNAITQEFTVWNLDQTGLSLNGKMNSGVVNNFDYRYALRGYLKSSHSGSIIAEVTHGDRSKPNPIEIHRFDPSTGTISGGVVLNLNLIGEFVNGAEFSPDDTKLYITGSKIWQVDLSDWDTAAINKSLVLISAQAGRNTGAPVLGPNGKIYITTFSSIHTFLYTIEKPNLKGLACDFRLFGFNLGAGSGLGAPHFAQGIQFPYRLYTRGPYEFCADTTVRYVLTDPCPHPDLVWQLPDGGIITRHNGDTIDVYFAKPGYKRVIAAYPTACGYKNDTLKIKVNNCNCTPNFTWLLRDSLICSGSEARFKFSSNAESVFINGNLLSADSFKINSLSNDTCLNLHIHFAEFCDSTASVCISTKKQKEVRYDSLWFCRGDTLVIAGNTYNSDTLLSIIQPGPSGCDSISYLQLLTYPVVNQTEHTKWICPGDSILVNFQWYKDSVQVQQNYSDKHGCDSMHTIYIKLHPVQQVNSFDHVMCKGDSVFFSGVWFTDSLHKQIQYQDQNGCDSIWQLNIQYYPQQIPDTTVYEICPGDSVLVQGKWRHDTILLESEYQNHFGCDSTHWSVIRLKHVPQQQNFEFYLCPGDSIFIANAWVNTEASWTSRKQNQGTCDSVFNYAVKWYEEVLVDVASEHQIEEGDSLTLDPYYSFNVSKVSWSPDKGIDCVNCPKPKVSPTGDTKYYVQVTDENGCMFTDSILIRVNKKTREPYIPNSFSPNGDNINDRWMPVMEHGRGTIEQMQVFDRWGNQVFECKNTKVSTQDCRSWDGTALGKKCQPGVYVYQIIWRDTKGVLYKKVGDVNLFL is encoded by the coding sequence ATGCCGGAACATTGGTTTGGTAAAGAAAATACTGTATTGGATAAATGCAATGATTCCGACATTATATGCACTAATAAAATGGATGTAAACAAGATTGATTATAATTTCCATTCTTATCCGTTGGTCAAGCCATCGGAAAATATAAACAAGCTTTTTGATGAATTACAATTGAAAAATCCCTTTCAACTTTTAGACAGCTGTCCCAGTGGACTGGAAACCGCGGTGTGGTATATGGGTAAACATGGTTTGAATTGGACCAGAGGGTTTCCTGTCGTGGATACCGGTTTTAGTGGCTATGCGGGGGAAGCACATACTTCGATTTGTGACCATTCTGGAAAATTGTTGTTTTATACGAATAACAATGAGATTTATAATTCCATGCATCAAATAATGGACAATGGAAGCATTAACTCTCCATTTGGTTATGCAGGGGCGTCATCCACCATGAATTTAGTTTTACTTCAACCCGGAAGCGATTCATTGTACTGGATCTTTTATCCTGGGCAGATAACCGATTATACCGACACGTTTGCAAAAAAACTAAGATACGCCGTCATCGACATGAGCCTCAACGGGGGGCTTGGAAAAGTAATCCTAAAACACCAGACTATGATAGACACATCTTCAGAGCGGGTGGAAGGCATCAGGCATTGCAACGGAAAAGACTGGTGGATCATCGGTCAAAATGCAATCACACAAGAGTTCACAGTGTGGAATTTGGATCAAACTGGATTGAGCTTAAATGGGAAAATGAACTCTGGGGTAGTTAATAATTTTGATTATAGATATGCTTTAAGAGGGTATCTAAAATCCTCACATTCAGGATCAATAATAGCTGAAGTAACACATGGCGATAGATCTAAACCCAATCCGATTGAAATCCATCGATTTGATCCATCAACTGGTACCATCAGTGGGGGTGTAGTTTTGAACTTAAATTTGATTGGTGAATTTGTTAACGGAGCCGAATTTTCGCCGGACGATACCAAGTTGTACATCACGGGTTCAAAAATCTGGCAAGTGGATTTGAGTGATTGGGATACGGCGGCGATAAACAAAAGTCTGGTGCTGATCTCTGCACAAGCCGGTCGCAACACGGGCGCTCCGGTACTGGGTCCGAATGGTAAAATATACATTACTACATTTTCTTCTATACATACATTTTTGTATACTATAGAAAAACCAAACCTCAAGGGTCTTGCCTGTGATTTTCGTTTGTTTGGATTCAACCTTGGAGCTGGTTCTGGCCTTGGAGCTCCGCATTTTGCACAGGGCATACAATTTCCTTATCGCCTATACACGCGTGGCCCTTATGAATTTTGTGCTGACACTACGGTGCGTTATGTATTGACGGACCCCTGTCCTCATCCAGATTTGGTGTGGCAGCTACCCGATGGGGGCATCATCACCCGACATAATGGAGACACTATCGATGTGTATTTTGCAAAGCCTGGGTATAAACGAGTAATTGCAGCTTACCCCACAGCTTGTGGATATAAAAACGATACCTTGAAAATTAAGGTAAACAATTGCAATTGCACTCCCAACTTTACATGGCTGCTACGAGATAGTTTGATTTGCAGCGGAAGTGAGGCACGATTTAAATTCAGCTCCAATGCTGAAAGTGTTTTCATCAATGGAAATCTGCTTTCTGCAGATAGCTTTAAAATCAATTCATTGTCAAATGATACCTGTCTAAATCTACACATCCATTTTGCTGAGTTTTGTGATAGCACAGCATCAGTTTGCATTTCTACCAAAAAACAAAAAGAAGTTCGCTATGATAGCCTTTGGTTTTGTCGGGGAGATACACTGGTCATCGCAGGTAATACATACAATTCGGATACTTTGTTGTCCATCATCCAGCCAGGACCCTCCGGTTGTGATTCCATTTCTTATCTTCAATTGCTTACTTACCCTGTGGTGAATCAGACGGAACACACCAAGTGGATCTGTCCGGGCGATTCCATCCTCGTCAATTTTCAATGGTATAAAGATTCTGTACAAGTTCAACAAAATTATTCAGACAAGCATGGTTGTGATTCCATGCATACGATTTATATAAAACTTCATCCGGTGCAACAGGTCAATTCGTTTGATCATGTAATGTGCAAAGGAGATTCGGTTTTCTTTTCAGGGGTATGGTTTACAGACAGCCTTCATAAGCAAATTCAATATCAGGATCAAAATGGTTGCGATTCGATCTGGCAGCTAAACATTCAGTATTATCCACAGCAAATACCCGATACCACGGTTTATGAAATTTGTCCGGGAGATTCGGTCCTGGTGCAAGGTAAATGGAGGCATGATACAATTCTTTTGGAATCAGAGTATCAAAATCACTTTGGATGCGATTCAACTCATTGGTCTGTCATTCGACTTAAACACGTCCCTCAGCAACAAAATTTTGAATTTTACCTATGCCCTGGAGATTCCATTTTTATTGCCAATGCTTGGGTCAATACAGAAGCAAGTTGGACATCGCGCAAACAAAACCAAGGAACCTGCGACTCTGTTTTCAATTATGCCGTGAAATGGTACGAGGAGGTTTTGGTAGATGTAGCTTCAGAACATCAAATCGAAGAAGGAGACTCCCTGACACTGGATCCTTATTACTCGTTCAATGTGAGCAAGGTCAGTTGGTCGCCGGACAAAGGCATTGATTGTGTAAATTGTCCAAAGCCAAAGGTAAGCCCGACAGGAGATACCAAATATTATGTGCAAGTCACCGATGAGAATGGCTGCATGTTCACCGATTCCATTTTAATTCGCGTGAATAAAAAAACAAGGGAACCTTATATACCAAACAGCTTCAGTCCCAACGGCGATAACATCAATGATAGATGGATGCCAGTTATGGAGCACGGTAGAGGAACCATAGAACAAATGCAGGTTTTTGACCGATGGGGCAATCAGGTTTTTGAGTGCAAGAACACAAAAGTCAGTACACAAGACTGCAGATCTTGGGATGGTACCGCGCTAGGAAAAAAATGTCAGCCCGGAGTTTATGTTTACCAAATTATTTGGAGAGATACAAAGGGGGTTTTGTATAAAAAAGTGGGAGATGTAAATTTGTTTTTATAG